The stretch of DNA TCCTTCGGATGGCAGAGCCGAGAGTCTGCTTGGTCTCTGTCGTGGCCTCCCCGCCTTCGTCCTGCGCCCACCATCACTTCCCTGGCTCAGGGTAGAGTGTGCGAGTGCACGTGTGAGGGTGTACATGTGAGTGTGCACGTGCCCTAGATTTTAACGAAAATCTGCTGACTCAATGCGTGTGAATGCGTAAGCGTTTATGCAAGAGCGTGCATGTGGCTTAATGCATGTGCATCTGAAGATACGTGGGGTGTGGAGGTAGTGGAGGCTACGCAGGATTCAACTATAGCGCACCTCTGTGTAGACCGGACAGTCAATGTGAGAGGAAGTAGCGAGCAAGCAGAGTACGAGGGAAGCCAGATGGCTCCTTTTGACTTCCCAGACTAGCCTGGGGTGGGAGGCGGGGGCGAGGTTGTAGGGTGGCGGGGCTGCGTGGTTTCCTAGTTTTGAGTTCTCAAACCAGGCCGCAGGGGTCAGCCCCCTCGCcacacccctctccccacccggAGTCCCTCGCTACTACTGGCCTTGGAGCTGCTTCTCCAAGGCCCACCCCAGAGGCTACCACCTCGCATGGTCCCCTGCCCTGGCAGAGGCCAACTCCGTGGGCCCTTGACCCCACCCATACATCTGCCCTGGCAGCGGCCAGATAGCTGAGGTCCTCACAGTCTTCCCCGCAGCAGCCATTCCAAACTCCATGCCAAAGCCTGCCCCACCCCTCACCACCTCCCAGGGGCTTGGTATTGGCAGTGGAACAACCTTGAGCTTCAATTTTGCTTCCTCTGCTCgggctgggcctcagtttctctgcctgTAGCATGGGGATGAAGGTCTGCACCATAGGTCTGCAGTGAGGATTAAAGTGAAGAGCGGTGGGCTGCTCCGGGCGTGTTCCAGGTTGTCAGCACCAGGTAAACAGGGTCAAACCAATGCCCCCCACCAACTCCACTTTCCTCCCCAGAGCCTAACCAGCTCTGCTCTCCGGCTTGGCCAATGTCCCTCGGGGTCGCCTCGCCTGGCCAGGGGCGGGAGACAGAGCCGACTCAGGGTGCTTGAGGCAGGCGGAGAGGCCGCAGGCGGGTGAGAGTGGGCTCGGTCTTTCCAGGAACCtcccctctaccccccaccctgCGGGAGCGCGCGGGACAGGCTGCGAGTGGGCCACGAGCCTGCGCCGCCGCGCAGAGGGCGCACAAATTGTATTTCAGCGCCGGGTCCTTCCGGGTTAATGAGCTGACACCATGATTAAAGCTGACCATTTGTAATGTGTCTCGACCCCGCCGCCGAGCCCTGAAGAGGTTAATGCGGTGACGGAGGCCGGCACCTGCCCCTCGCCGGCCTCCCGGGCCGAGGCGCACAGCCCCTACCTCCACCCCCTCGCCTGCCCCTGCTCGGCTGCACTGCCGACTCCTAATCAATTAGCCCATTAACGAGCCCTTCGAGGAGTTAAGTAGCGAGAGGTTTTGCCACGGGTAGGGCTGCAGTCGGTAACTCACCGGCTAATGATATTATAAGCGCTTTACTCAATAACCCCGCGCGGCGCGGGCGAGGAGGGAACTGCACCGTCATGGTGCAGTGTCTGGACATTTGTGGGGATTGACTCCAGAGTCTCCTATCACTTTGGTTGCTTTTGGGGGAATATCCCAGGAGCTCTCCGCTGATGGGTCCCGAGGTCGCAGCTCGGGAGGATGGCGTTGCCTTAGTGCCTTGGGGTCTTACCTCACCTTGGTTTCCTCGATGCTTGTGTAGACAACTGTGCCCTGGTACCGTTTTGCCAGCACCAGGCTGCTATTAGATCCAGTAACAGCCGATCTGGGAATTAAAGGGGCGAGAGCCGGGGCTTAGAGGCCGCTGCAAGGAGAGAACGAACCACGGTTTCTTGAACACTTACCCGGCGTCTTGGAGTTGGCCACTTTGACCTAAGCTAACTTCTTGGAGGTGGGCATTGCTTCCTCGGATTTTGGGAAAGGAGGAAACCGCTGCTCAGAAAGTTTTAGTATCGTGCCCAAGGTCACCCGGGTGAGATTTGGTTCGATTTTGCCTTATTCTAAAACCATGTCCTGTTCTcacctccttcttcttcttcccagcATCAAAGCGCTTCTATTTCTGCAGCAATTCCGTGGCCTGCAATATTGGCCAAAAACCGAGGATCACTTGTGAAACAGAGGGTGGGCCATGGGCTATTCAGCAAAAGTTTACAGAATAGCTATTATGATCTCCTAGTGCTTCTGGGCTTTTGGTGCCTTTTCCTCTCCTATCTGATGCCTTCCTCAAAACGGGAGAAATGTGGAGATGCTATTGAGAAATTCATTTCACCTGTGAGGGCAGTGAGGGTATAACTGGGACTGGACTTGTCCTACTCCACGCAGTCTGTAAATGGTGGCGCTGGGACTCGAACCAGGATCCCTTGCAGCAAGATCTAGgtctctcctccccatccccaaggATCATGCAGGCTAACATGTTGGGCCTGTTACAGGGGTGAGTTCTGTAGGCTGGGATGCACAGAAGTTGTCTGTTCCTGGGACTCCCAGTTAAGCTCCCAGTTCGGAGGAGGCGCATGCTCCTAAACCCCCTCCCTCCCATGCGGGACGCAGCGGTCTTGGGGTGCCAGCTCTGCACCCCCGCCGCCCGCCGTGGGGGAGaaggggtgggaggctggggagggtcTTGGAGCAGCCTGTAGGAGCTCCTTCGACGGTGCGAGGACAGATCGCTCGAGGGAGGCGTCGGGCCACTCCAGCTCGGAGCCCCGCgccgcccctgcccctccagagGGCCAGAGTCCGGGCCGTGGGAGTCGCCACAGTGGCCGGGGGCGTGGGCTGGAACCTGTGCTGCTGCCCGCCAGGCAGTGCCTGGTTGGACACAGCAGATGCCCGCCGGGGTCTCGGCGCGCTCCGGGGCGCACACTGGCTGCGTGCAGGGCCTGGGCTTTTTGAAAATTTCCGGGGCCGCTCGGCGGCGCTGCGATTGGCCGCGGCCGGGTAACCTCTATGCAAATGAGGCCGCGCCACCTCCGCGCCGGCGGAGACCCCGCGAGCTGGCGGGCAAGGAAGGGGCATTCGCGGCGGGGCTGGGCGGGCGCACCCAGAGCCGGGCAGGCAGGGGTCCCCGCGCAGCCATCCCGTGCCCGCGTGTCCCCCGCGCAAAGGGGACGCCTCGCCAGCttcgccgccccctccccccggctcccctccccgcccctccccccgcctgcctgcctgcacCACCTTCCACCCAGATCGTCTCTAAAGGGAGTTCTTGGTTTCCTCCGATTTCTTATGAACCCAGGATGGGCAGCAAGGAAGATGCAGGCAAGGGGTGTCCGGCGGCCGGCGGCGTCTCCAGCTTCACCATTCAGTCCATCCTGGGCGGGGGCCCCTCGGAGGTGCCACGGGAGCCCGCCGGCTGGCCGGCCAGGAAGCGCAGCCTGTCCGTGTCctcggaggaggaggagccggACGACGGCTGGAAGGCACCTGCCTGCTTCTGCCCAGACCCGCGCGGCCCCAAGGAGCCGGGCCCCAAGCATCACCCCCCCATCCCCTTTCCTTGCCTGGGTAAGGATCGCCCGCCGCCGGGTCGGCCGCGAGCAAGCTCTAGGGGAGGGAAGCTGTGCCGGGGTCCATCCAGGTCCCCTCTGGCCAgagccccggccgcccgcccggggtccagggaggagggagggcacacGCGCGCGTTGTTGTCTCCTCCTCCCGGAGGGGGCTCGGGAGGTGACGGGAACACAGACCTCGCGCGGCGCGGGCTCGGAGACGGCTGGGTTGGCAGGAGAATGTACCACCGCGGGCTGGTCCGGGGCGGGCCGCACACACGGCCCTGCCCTCAGTGTCCCCTTTGTACATCGGTCGGATACTTTCCGAACAAGAGGTCTAGAAGTCGGGTCCCAGCGGTCCATCTGTCTCTACCGCaatctcttccagcttcttttttcctcctctcccccccctctgcccgccccccccccccggcctgaTTACCACTCCAAGATGATTGACAATGGTGCCTTTCAGAGATGGTTCCTCTTTACAACACTGACGAAGGGGAGCCCCGCGTTGGTCCTTAGCGTGATTTCCGAACAAACGGCCTGTGAAATGATGCCACACTATAAAGCTCGGGGAACCCTTCCAGCTCGGTTATCAGGAGGCaaaatcaccttttaaaatgATGCTAATGCACCCCGTGCAGacttcctccccctgctgccaCATGTCCTTTCCACGAAGCCGGGGGCGCAGAGGGAGACCCCGTACTGGAAGGCGCTGGGTCCCGTTGCTTTTTCAAGGCCGGGGTGCCGGGCGCTGGGTTCCagcgagagggagaagaggaaggggatgGGACCGGGGCTGCAGCCGCCTGGCATCGCCCTGGCCTCGGCCGGGGCTGGGGGGTCCGGAGGCTCCCCCGTCCATGCCTTCctgcctgctctccctctccaggTACCCCcaagggcggcggcggcgcggggccggcGAGCTCGGAGCGCACGCCTTTCCTCTCTGCTTCGCACCCGGACTttaaggaggagaaggagaggctcCTGCCCGCGGGCTCGCCGTCGCCAGGGCCCGAGCGGCCGCGGGACGGAGGCGCCGAGCGGCAGGCGGGCGCCGCCAAGAAGAAGACGCGCACGGTCTTCTCGCGCAGCCAGGTGTACCAGCTCGAGTCCACCTTCGACATGAAGCGCTACCTGAGCAGCTCGGAGCGCGCCTGCCTCGCCTCCAGCCTGCAGCTCACCGAGACCCAGGTCAAGACTTGGTTCCAGAACCGCCGCAACAAGTGGAAGCGGCAGCTCTCGGCGGAGCTGGAGGCGGCCAACATGGCACACGCGTCGGCGCAGACTCTCGTGGGGATGCCGCTCGTGTTCCGGGACAGCTCGCTGCTGCGCGTGCCGGTGCCGCGCTCGCTCGCCTTCCCCGCGCCGCTCTACTACCCGGGCAGCAACCTCTCGGCCTTACCTCTCTACAACCTCTACAACAAGCTCGACTACTGagcggccgccgcctcccgccgccccctcccggcGCTCCGGGGCGCGGCGGGCTGTTGCCAGAAATACTAAGAAATACACCATGTGTATTCATTATCTCTTATTTATGGCCTCTGCCCTGCtcttttgttttgattgtttCGGGTATTTATCGGCAACTTCTCAAGCCAGATCGCCTGCTTGCTACCCAAAACAAACCGATGCGCTTTGAAAACCATTTTGGAGGGGATGTTCTCGGGTGGCGGTGGGAAAGGGAGTTTCGGCCAAATAATCTACATTGATTGgtaggggggcggggagggaaagTCAGAAAAACACCAACCAAACCAGGTACACTCCTCTCCCCGTATATATACACCTGTATGTACGTACATGCACACGCACAACAGCCGGGGGCTTTGGACAATTATCGCAACGCCTCTTTACGATTTCCTCGTCCCGAGGATGGGTAGGGGCGAAAGGGGGAAGATTTCagatctgtaaatatttttaaagaggtaaacaaacaaagaaaaaataaaacattttaagcatCGTTGCTAACTTTGGTGAGATTGATTGCCCAGCGTGCTAACGCGCGGCATTTCTCGCTTTTCGGTGGAGGCAGGCGTGCGACCGGAGAGGTCCTGCTCGCCCAACGGGGAGGGTGGGACGGGGCCTGGGGTTAAGGGTGGGGACCTTGGCGCCGCCGAGGCGGTACGCGGGCCCCAGCTGCACCCCCTTCCAGTCCCGGGTGCCCGTAGACCTGGCGCAGGCGGAGGCGCACCTGCGCCGGCATCCAGCTCGGGAGCCCGCGCGGCGAGGGACAAAGGCGGGGAAGCCTCCCTGCAGAAGCGCTGCCTTCCCCGGACGAGCATCTTCCCAGCGCCGCGAGCGCGCTTGGCCGCAGCAGGGCGCCGTGCGTCCCGGCCCCGCCGGTGCCACGCGCCTCCTTCCAAGGGCGACGGTCAGGCGGGATGGCGCTGCCTGAACCCGGTTCACAGCCCGCTTGGCGCGTCCCCCAGGCCGGCGCACGGTTCCCGACCAGAAGGCACAGGGGTGCGACTCGAGCCGCCCGGGGACCCGGCGCGGAGAGGACGGCACTTCGGCTGAGGAGGGATCCGAGGCTGGAGATTAGCAAACAGAGCGCGGgaagcaagcttttttttttttttttttttttaattttttttttgttgttgttgtttacagtTTGCATTGTGCGTGGCTGAGTGGCTGGGTCAAGGGCAAGCACGTGGCCAGCCGCACTGCAAGGACCCGCGGAGCTCGGCCTGCGTGCCCTCCGGCTGCTGCCCCCCAGCACCTGCCGCCGCGCGCGGGCTGCCAGGGCGCGGCTCCCAGAGAACCGCAGCGCGACGGTCATGCACACCGCAGAGTTTTGCAGTATTTGATCGCAGCCACCAGTTCCGTGTAAAACGTCGGAAAAAATGGCTGGAGCTTACGGGAGGAGGATGGTTCGGTGTCACGTGGGGAGAACTCCCcggccctcctgcctcctgtccccaggccccctTAGCCGGTGCAAGGGTGCTGGGAATGCGACCGCATTCTCTAGAAGGAAAGCATTAGCGCGATAGATAGACTTGTCTCCGAGCCCAGAGAAATCCAGATTATTagcattttatgaaaatgtacaGGCTATCTGTAAACCGACTACATGACCTGCAGTATTGTCTGAAAGTGCTTGGTCTCTTGTCCATTTCGAGGTCTCGTTGTTTTCGTCTCACAAAAGATTTCATGGAAATTACATTCTCTCTTAAGATGACGTCAGAGGGATGTTATCCAAGAACACATCTGCAGATGCGAAGTTAGTTTTAGCCCACTTACTTCACTCCAGTTGATATCAATTcactatatatatttactgaGCCCTAGAACTTGCTGAGAACCATGGTAAATATTGTATAGACAGAGAGAAATCAAAAGTGACACTGGATCCGTTTTCTTCTGACTTATTtgctgcatatattttatttcaaagaattttttctttccaaatgatgCACTTTAAGTTCTTCTTGTCTTTTAAAGTTGCTATTTGAATATTCCACGCAGAAACAACCAATTTGCTCAAGGAACTATTTATATAGGAATATCCCATCTATCTCATTATTATCTGCATTTCGATAGATTATGTTTTTGTCAAGAGATGATGGTTTTAACAGTATTGGGTCACTATATTCTACTTACGCTTACTTCTCTTATAGGATGTGGTTTTCTCTAGCCACTCTAGGCTGTTAAATGGCAGAGTGATTTTGCCCTTAAGATTTCAGGGATGACCCTTTTCTGGTTTATCATATAGTgaatatttctatctttttactAACCCAGAAATTAGCAAAGGTGATCCAACAGTGCAATTAGTTTCTAGAAATTCCCTCCTCTTACAGGTAAGAggttctctctcacacacacagacacacacacacacacacacacacacacacatacacacgacTTTGCATTTGGATTTAAAATGTTCAAGACTCCATTGTGGCCAGATCTCCTATCTCAAGACTATCAATTCATTTGAATAATCAGCAAAATCATCAGCCTCCTTTCAGGCTGTAAACTGGATTTAAAAGATTGACGTTTCTTAAAACTCGAATAGAGTCCGGCTGCAACTGCGTGCCCAGAGGGACCTGAATCATACACACACTGTATAATGAAATACACTTAGATTTTATTAGCAGATAATTCATGCTCAGAATCTTGAAACTCTAATAGAATTAAATAAACAACTGGGAAAGGGAACCAAATAGAATTATTTGGAGATAAAATTATTTAGCCAAAGTTAGAATGGAGGCAAGgcactgcattttaaaattcttaaccTCGCCATTTACTcattgaaagagaaaagatagagAACCAAGTATGAGGATTGGCGATGAGGGAGGGCAAGAATCTGTTATTGTAGCAGTAATATCAACACAGTGGGCAGAAGGGTggttactgtgtgtgtgtttattgtgtCAAGAATCCTAAAAAGAAATGCACCTGGGTAGGGTCTGTGAATGGGTAAAGGCCAACAACACTTTTCCTCTATCAATGTACCTTAAAAGTTAAACAGTTTAACTCCAACAATTTCCTTCCACTTCATACAAAATCACCtaataaaataggattttttttcacaaaaggcatttaaaaagaGGTCACAGTATGAGTTAAATTGAAAATTGTCAATGAGCTTTTGATACTCAAGAGTAACTGAGTCCAGCATTCTAGTTATAAATTAAGAATTACTTCTCTTTCATAGAGATCAAGTAAGTTACAAAAGCAACCAGCTTGATTCTCCTATTTCTGGAGGAGTCTAGAGACAGTTAAGGAGAACAAACTGAGCCTGTTAACTCTAGGGAGTTTTTGGGTTGGGGAAGTCAAAGAGGGGAGAAGCTTGTAGTTATCATTTTAATCTTCTGCTTAAAGATACAGAAACTCTTGAGCTTTAACCACTGCAGAGTAATTGTTTTGGAGTCTGTCCACCCTTCtgaacagccccccccccccgccgccccccccctcTCCCGACCCCCAGAGCAAGGACTGTCTGATTAATGCATCATCCCAGAGGCTCCCACGAGGCCTGGTATTCAGCGGCTGTTCCATAAATGTTTGCAGAAAGATGGAATGGAAGGATAAAGCATAGTATAAATAAGGATGAGTTTCTACGATATGAATAGATCTTAAGACACTGGGAAATGTGAGACCCTGGTTCACAGGTGGAAACTCCAGGAACTGAGAACAAACCAAGGCAAAGTAACACAATTGATTAGAGCAAATATTTCCACTCCATTTATTGGTTAACTTCATGGGTATATGCATATCTGGTGAAAGGGAGAataattt from Canis lupus familiaris isolate Mischka breed German Shepherd chromosome 28, alternate assembly UU_Cfam_GSD_1.0, whole genome shotgun sequence encodes:
- the HMX2 gene encoding homeobox protein HMX2, which translates into the protein MGSKEDAGKGCPAAGGVSSFTIQSILGGGPSEVPREPAGWPARKRSLSVSSEEEEPDDGWKAPACFCPDPRGPKEPGPKHHPPIPFPCLGTPKGGGGAGPASSERTPFLSASHPDFKEEKERLLPAGSPSPGPERPRDGGAERQAGAAKKKTRTVFSRSQVYQLESTFDMKRYLSSSERACLASSLQLTETQVKTWFQNRRNKWKRQLSAELEAANMAHASAQTLVGMPLVFRDSSLLRVPVPRSLAFPAPLYYPGSNLSALPLYNLYNKLDY